The DNA segment CGGCCAGCACTTTGGTCGTGACTTGATCGGCTTCGACAGTGGCAGACAGCGGAATATCGGCCGCCATTGCGCCGAAGCTGGTGGCGGACAGAACGGTTGCGAGGGTGATGGCCTTGGCCAGAGCATGGAGCTTCATAAGCGGTACTTTCCCTGTAATGAATGGCAGCAACCGGCGCCAACGCGTGTTTGGCGCCGAATGTGCCACTGAGCATAGACGCTGTTCAGGGCTTGGCTTTGGTTTCTGACGCGGCGGTCTCCTGCGCGGTGGATTCGCCACTGGCGGTGCCCTTGCCGCTGTCCTCGCGCTGTTTGGGGTCGGTCGGGCGCAGGGCGTCGTTGTCGCGCTCGGTTTCTCCCAGTGGCCGGGGTTCGTCGGGGTGTTCGCTGGGGGATACGGGTTTCATGGCGGGTCTCCTCAGGCTTCAGGGTCATCCAGTTCATTAGTGACGTTCACGGCAGGCGAATCCTTATGCAGGTCATCGGCCTTGGCGCGCAGGATCTGCCACTGCTCCAGATCGATCGCGCCCTGGGCGAGCAGGTCGTCGGCGATGTGTTGCAGGTCGAGGTAGTGAGCGTCGGGGGATTGCTGCCAGTAGGTCTGATCGTCGAACAGGCGTTGCCACGTGGTGAGGTCGGGGGGTTGCAGGTCGTCGCTCATGGGGGGAGTCCTCGCCGGGGCCTCGAAATGGGCCGGGATTGATCGGTAGAGGATGGTAGACGGGGCGGAGTTCCGGGCAATTGCTCTGTGGGTGACTGTACCGGGGACTTCGCGAGCAAGCCCGCTCCCACAGGGGTTTGTGTACGAAATTCAGTACCCGGTCATCTCCAGATAGCCGCGCCCGCCATGGCTGCCGTTGATCCGCACCGGCCCTTCCCAGTAAGGGATGCGCAGGTTCATCCAGGCATTGGGATTGAGTGCGTCGAGGCGGATGTCGAGGTGTTTGTCTGGAATGCTGATCGACCAGCGCACCGGCATCTGGCGTCCGGCGACTTTGGCGGTGTTCTGGGCGGTCAGTTTGATCTGCTCGCCGTGCAGGGTTTCGGTCTGCCCGTCGGCGCTGATCCAGGTGCCGGTCAGATACGGCGCGCCGTCGGTTTGCCGGGTGCGAAACAGCATCAGCGATTCACCGCTGTCCAGGTGCAGGGAAAACCAGTCCCAGCCGGTCTGATTGGCTGCCAGCGGCTGACTGCTCCACTCCCGATCCAGCCACGCCGGGCCGCTGACGGTGTAGGTCCGGCCGTCGATTTGCAGGGTGCCGCTGGCCTGAAAAAACGGCTGACTGTAGTAGTACGAGGCCTGGCCCTGTTCGGATTTGCGGCTGAAACCGTTGTCACCTTGCAACACCAGCGGACGACTGGAGGTGAGGTGCAGTTGATAGCTGAAGGCTTTGTCGCTGGCACTGAGCTGCAGATCCGTCAACGGATCCTGCGCCTGACTGGCGAAGCGCCAATCATCGATCCACGCCTCGAACGGCGCGACGTTCACCCCGGCCTGCCCCACTCCGCCTCGGGCATAGCGCTCGGCGGCATGATGCGCGGTGGCTGAAGTCACTGCGGCGTGCCCGAGCCAGATCGTCTGGTTGGCCCAGCCCGATTGTTGCGCCACCGGTTTCAAGGCGCTGCGAAACAACGTCCATTGCACGCCGAAATCGTGGCCCTGCTGATCCTTGAGATTGGCGGTAACGTACCACCATTCGATGCGAAAACCTTCGTGCGCGCCGTGATCCGCCGGGAAGCTGAATACCCGCCCCGGCACCACCGGTGTGAACTGCGCGGCCTGATCGCCGAGCCCGGCAAAACCCTTCTGCGCAGGCACAGGCTGATCGCAACCGCCCAATAGCAACAGCGCGAACAGCAGCGCAACCAGGTTAATCCTCATGGG comes from the Pseudomonas sp. RSB 5.4 genome and includes:
- a CDS encoding lipocalin-like domain-containing protein gives rise to the protein MRINLVALLFALLLLGGCDQPVPAQKGFAGLGDQAAQFTPVVPGRVFSFPADHGAHEGFRIEWWYVTANLKDQQGHDFGVQWTLFRSALKPVAQQSGWANQTIWLGHAAVTSATAHHAAERYARGGVGQAGVNVAPFEAWIDDWRFASQAQDPLTDLQLSASDKAFSYQLHLTSSRPLVLQGDNGFSRKSEQGQASYYYSQPFFQASGTLQIDGRTYTVSGPAWLDREWSSQPLAANQTGWDWFSLHLDSGESLMLFRTRQTDGAPYLTGTWISADGQTETLHGEQIKLTAQNTAKVAGRQMPVRWSISIPDKHLDIRLDALNPNAWMNLRIPYWEGPVRINGSHGGRGYLEMTGY